A region from the Macaca mulatta isolate MMU2019108-1 chromosome 13, T2T-MMU8v2.0, whole genome shotgun sequence genome encodes:
- the WDR54 gene encoding WD repeat-containing protein 54 isoform X7 has protein sequence MVAVDLEGPYEPRVRRADLGAAGVTSDLGRGLQGSEPRMFRWERSIPLRGSAAALCNNLSVLQLPARNLTYFGVVHGPSAQLLSAAPEGVPLAQRQLHAKEGAGVSPPLITQVHWCVLPFRVLLVLTSHRGIQMYESNGYTMVYWHALDSGDASPVQAVFARGIAASGHFICVGTWSGRVLVFDIPAKGPNIVLSEELAGHQTPITDIATEPAQGQDCVADMVTADDSGLLCVWRSGPEFTLLTRIPGFGVPCPSVQLWQGIIAAGYGNGQVHLYEAATGNLHVQINAHARAICALDLAPEVGKLLSAGEDTFVHIWKLGRSPESGYIEVEHCHGECVSDTQLCGARFCDSSGSSFAVTGYDLAEIRRFSSV, from the exons ATGGTGGCGGTGGATTTGGAGGGACCCTACGAACCAAGAGTCAGGCGAGCCGATCTGGGGGCTGCGGGTGTTACTTCTGACCTAGGCCGGGGGCTTCAGGGATCCGAGCCGAG AATGTTCCGCTGGGAGCGCTCCATTCCCCTTCGAGGCTCGGCCGCCGCCCTGTGCAACAACCTCAGTGTGCTGCAGCTGCCGGCTCGCAACCTCACGTATTTTGGTGTGGTTCATGGACCAAGCGCCCAGCTTCTCAGCGCTGCTCCTGAGGGTGTGCCCTTGGCCCAGCGCCAGCTCCACGCTAAGGAGGGTGCTGGAGTGAGCCCACCACTTATCACTCAG GTCCACTGGTGTGTCCTCCCCTTCCGAGTGCTGCTGGTACTCACCTCACATCGAGGAATACAG ATGTACGAGTCCAATGGCTACACCATGGTCTACTGGCATGCACTGGACTCTGGAGATGCCTCCCCAG TACAGGCTGTGTTTGCCCGGGGAATTGCTGCCAGTGGCCACTTCATCTGTGTGG GAACATGGTCAGGCCGGGTGCTGGTGTTTGACATCCCGGCCAAGGGTCCCAACATTGTACTGAGCGAGGAGCTGGCTGGGCACCAGACACCAATCACAGACATTGCCACTGAGCCTGCCCAGGGACAG GATTGTGTGGCTGACATGGTGACGGCAGATGACTCAGGCTTGCTGTGTGTCTGGCGGTCAGGGCCAGAATTCACATTATTGACCCGCATTCCAGGATTTGG AGTGCCGTGCCCCTCTGTGCAGTTGTGGCAGGGGATCATAGCAGCAGGCTATGGGAACGGACAAGTGCATCTGTATGAGGCCGCCACAGGAAATCTACATGTCCAGATCAATGCCCATGCCCGGGCCATCTGCGCCCTGGACCTGGCTCCTGAGGTGGGCAAG CTACTCTCTGCAGGTGAGGACACCTTTGTGCATATCTGGAAGCTGGGCAGAAGCCCAGAGAGTGGCTACATTGAG GTGGAACACTGTCATGGTGAGTGTGTCTCTGACACCCAGCTGTGTGGTGCTCGATTTTGTGATTCCTCGGGCAGCTCCTTTGCCGTAACTGGCTATGACCTTGCGGAGATCCGGAGATTCAGCAGTGTGTGA
- the WDR54 gene encoding WD repeat-containing protein 54 isoform X4, protein MVAVDLEGPYEPRVRRADLGAAGVTSDLGRGLQGSEPSAPGDSEAPPYRMFRWERSIPLRGSAAALCNNLSVLQLPARNLTYFGVVHGPSAQLLSAAPEGVPLAQRQLHAKEGAGVSPPLITQVHWCVLPFRVLLVLTSHRGIQMYESNGYTMVYWHALDSGDASPVQAVFARGIAASGHFICVGTWSGRVLVFDIPAKGPNIVLSEELAGHQTPITDIATEPAQGQDCVADMVTADDSGLLCVWRSGPEFTLLTRIPGFGVPCPSVQLWQGIIAAGYGNGQVHLYEAATGNLHVQINAHARAICALDLAPELLSAGEDTFVHIWKLGRSPESGYIEVEHCHGECVSDTQLCGARFCDSSGSSFAVTGYDLAEIRRFSSV, encoded by the exons ATGGTGGCGGTGGATTTGGAGGGACCCTACGAACCAAGAGTCAGGCGAGCCGATCTGGGGGCTGCGGGTGTTACTTCTGACCTAGGCCGGGGGCTTCAGGGATCCGAGCCGAG CGCGCCTGGTGATTCGGAGGCACCTCCCTACAGAATGTTCCGCTGGGAGCGCTCCATTCCCCTTCGAGGCTCGGCCGCCGCCCTGTGCAACAACCTCAGTGTGCTGCAGCTGCCGGCTCGCAACCTCACGTATTTTGGTGTGGTTCATGGACCAAGCGCCCAGCTTCTCAGCGCTGCTCCTGAGGGTGTGCCCTTGGCCCAGCGCCAGCTCCACGCTAAGGAGGGTGCTGGAGTGAGCCCACCACTTATCACTCAG GTCCACTGGTGTGTCCTCCCCTTCCGAGTGCTGCTGGTACTCACCTCACATCGAGGAATACAG ATGTACGAGTCCAATGGCTACACCATGGTCTACTGGCATGCACTGGACTCTGGAGATGCCTCCCCAG TACAGGCTGTGTTTGCCCGGGGAATTGCTGCCAGTGGCCACTTCATCTGTGTGG GAACATGGTCAGGCCGGGTGCTGGTGTTTGACATCCCGGCCAAGGGTCCCAACATTGTACTGAGCGAGGAGCTGGCTGGGCACCAGACACCAATCACAGACATTGCCACTGAGCCTGCCCAGGGACAG GATTGTGTGGCTGACATGGTGACGGCAGATGACTCAGGCTTGCTGTGTGTCTGGCGGTCAGGGCCAGAATTCACATTATTGACCCGCATTCCAGGATTTGG AGTGCCGTGCCCCTCTGTGCAGTTGTGGCAGGGGATCATAGCAGCAGGCTATGGGAACGGACAAGTGCATCTGTATGAGGCCGCCACAGGAAATCTACATGTCCAGATCAATGCCCATGCCCGGGCCATCTGCGCCCTGGACCTGGCTCCTGAG CTACTCTCTGCAGGTGAGGACACCTTTGTGCATATCTGGAAGCTGGGCAGAAGCCCAGAGAGTGGCTACATTGAG GTGGAACACTGTCATGGTGAGTGTGTCTCTGACACCCAGCTGTGTGGTGCTCGATTTTGTGATTCCTCGGGCAGCTCCTTTGCCGTAACTGGCTATGACCTTGCGGAGATCCGGAGATTCAGCAGTGTGTGA
- the WDR54 gene encoding WD repeat-containing protein 54 isoform X10: MVAVDLEGPYEPRVSAPGDSEAPPYRMFRWERSIPLRGSAAALCNNLSVLQLPARNLTYFGVVHGPSAQLLSAAPEGVPLAQRQLHAKEGAGVSPPLITQVHWCVLPFRVLLVLTSHRGIQMYESNGYTMVYWHALDSGDASPVQAVFARGIAASGHFICVGTWSGRVLVFDIPAKGPNIVLSEELAGHQTPITDIATEPAQGQDCVADMVTADDSGLLCVWRSGPEFTLLTRIPGFGVPCPSVQLWQGIIAAGYGNGQVHLYEAATGNLHVQINAHARAICALDLAPEVGKLLSAGEDTFVHIWKLGRSPESGYIEVEHCHGECVSDTQLCGARFCDSSGSSFAVTGYDLAEIRRFSSV; encoded by the exons ATGGTGGCGGTGGATTTGGAGGGACCCTACGAACCAAGAGTCAG CGCGCCTGGTGATTCGGAGGCACCTCCCTACAGAATGTTCCGCTGGGAGCGCTCCATTCCCCTTCGAGGCTCGGCCGCCGCCCTGTGCAACAACCTCAGTGTGCTGCAGCTGCCGGCTCGCAACCTCACGTATTTTGGTGTGGTTCATGGACCAAGCGCCCAGCTTCTCAGCGCTGCTCCTGAGGGTGTGCCCTTGGCCCAGCGCCAGCTCCACGCTAAGGAGGGTGCTGGAGTGAGCCCACCACTTATCACTCAG GTCCACTGGTGTGTCCTCCCCTTCCGAGTGCTGCTGGTACTCACCTCACATCGAGGAATACAG ATGTACGAGTCCAATGGCTACACCATGGTCTACTGGCATGCACTGGACTCTGGAGATGCCTCCCCAG TACAGGCTGTGTTTGCCCGGGGAATTGCTGCCAGTGGCCACTTCATCTGTGTGG GAACATGGTCAGGCCGGGTGCTGGTGTTTGACATCCCGGCCAAGGGTCCCAACATTGTACTGAGCGAGGAGCTGGCTGGGCACCAGACACCAATCACAGACATTGCCACTGAGCCTGCCCAGGGACAG GATTGTGTGGCTGACATGGTGACGGCAGATGACTCAGGCTTGCTGTGTGTCTGGCGGTCAGGGCCAGAATTCACATTATTGACCCGCATTCCAGGATTTGG AGTGCCGTGCCCCTCTGTGCAGTTGTGGCAGGGGATCATAGCAGCAGGCTATGGGAACGGACAAGTGCATCTGTATGAGGCCGCCACAGGAAATCTACATGTCCAGATCAATGCCCATGCCCGGGCCATCTGCGCCCTGGACCTGGCTCCTGAGGTGGGCAAG CTACTCTCTGCAGGTGAGGACACCTTTGTGCATATCTGGAAGCTGGGCAGAAGCCCAGAGAGTGGCTACATTGAG GTGGAACACTGTCATGGTGAGTGTGTCTCTGACACCCAGCTGTGTGGTGCTCGATTTTGTGATTCCTCGGGCAGCTCCTTTGCCGTAACTGGCTATGACCTTGCGGAGATCCGGAGATTCAGCAGTGTGTGA
- the WDR54 gene encoding WD repeat-containing protein 54 isoform X5, translating to MVAVDLEGPYEPRVRRADLGAAGVTSDLGRGLQGSEPRMFRWERSIPLRGSAAALCNNLSVLQLPARNLTYFGVVHGPSAQLLSAAPEGVPLAQRQLHAKEGAGVSPPLITQVHWCVLPFRVLLVLTSHRGIQMYESNGYTMVYWHALDSGDASPVQAVFARGIAASGHFICVGEGAKGTWSGRVLVFDIPAKGPNIVLSEELAGHQTPITDIATEPAQGQDCVADMVTADDSGLLCVWRSGPEFTLLTRIPGFGVPCPSVQLWQGIIAAGYGNGQVHLYEAATGNLHVQINAHARAICALDLAPEVGKLLSAGEDTFVHIWKLGRSPESGYIEVEHCHGECVSDTQLCGARFCDSSGSSFAVTGYDLAEIRRFSSV from the exons ATGGTGGCGGTGGATTTGGAGGGACCCTACGAACCAAGAGTCAGGCGAGCCGATCTGGGGGCTGCGGGTGTTACTTCTGACCTAGGCCGGGGGCTTCAGGGATCCGAGCCGAG AATGTTCCGCTGGGAGCGCTCCATTCCCCTTCGAGGCTCGGCCGCCGCCCTGTGCAACAACCTCAGTGTGCTGCAGCTGCCGGCTCGCAACCTCACGTATTTTGGTGTGGTTCATGGACCAAGCGCCCAGCTTCTCAGCGCTGCTCCTGAGGGTGTGCCCTTGGCCCAGCGCCAGCTCCACGCTAAGGAGGGTGCTGGAGTGAGCCCACCACTTATCACTCAG GTCCACTGGTGTGTCCTCCCCTTCCGAGTGCTGCTGGTACTCACCTCACATCGAGGAATACAG ATGTACGAGTCCAATGGCTACACCATGGTCTACTGGCATGCACTGGACTCTGGAGATGCCTCCCCAG TACAGGCTGTGTTTGCCCGGGGAATTGCTGCCAGTGGCCACTTCATCTGTGTGGGTGAGGGAGCCAAGG GAACATGGTCAGGCCGGGTGCTGGTGTTTGACATCCCGGCCAAGGGTCCCAACATTGTACTGAGCGAGGAGCTGGCTGGGCACCAGACACCAATCACAGACATTGCCACTGAGCCTGCCCAGGGACAG GATTGTGTGGCTGACATGGTGACGGCAGATGACTCAGGCTTGCTGTGTGTCTGGCGGTCAGGGCCAGAATTCACATTATTGACCCGCATTCCAGGATTTGG AGTGCCGTGCCCCTCTGTGCAGTTGTGGCAGGGGATCATAGCAGCAGGCTATGGGAACGGACAAGTGCATCTGTATGAGGCCGCCACAGGAAATCTACATGTCCAGATCAATGCCCATGCCCGGGCCATCTGCGCCCTGGACCTGGCTCCTGAGGTGGGCAAG CTACTCTCTGCAGGTGAGGACACCTTTGTGCATATCTGGAAGCTGGGCAGAAGCCCAGAGAGTGGCTACATTGAG GTGGAACACTGTCATGGTGAGTGTGTCTCTGACACCCAGCTGTGTGGTGCTCGATTTTGTGATTCCTCGGGCAGCTCCTTTGCCGTAACTGGCTATGACCTTGCGGAGATCCGGAGATTCAGCAGTGTGTGA
- the WDR54 gene encoding WD repeat-containing protein 54 isoform X2, translating into MVAVDLEGPYEPRVRRADLGAAGVTSDLGRGLQGSEPSAPGDSEAPPYRMFRWERSIPLRGSAAALCNNLSVLQLPARNLTYFGVVHGPSAQLLSAAPEGVPLAQRQLHAKEGAGVSPPLITQVHWCVLPFRVLLVLTSHRGIQMYESNGYTMVYWHALDSGDASPVQAVFARGIAASGHFICVGEGAKGTWSGRVLVFDIPAKGPNIVLSEELAGHQTPITDIATEPAQGQDCVADMVTADDSGLLCVWRSGPEFTLLTRIPGFGVPCPSVQLWQGIIAAGYGNGQVHLYEAATGNLHVQINAHARAICALDLAPELLSAGEDTFVHIWKLGRSPESGYIEVEHCHGECVSDTQLCGARFCDSSGSSFAVTGYDLAEIRRFSSV; encoded by the exons ATGGTGGCGGTGGATTTGGAGGGACCCTACGAACCAAGAGTCAGGCGAGCCGATCTGGGGGCTGCGGGTGTTACTTCTGACCTAGGCCGGGGGCTTCAGGGATCCGAGCCGAG CGCGCCTGGTGATTCGGAGGCACCTCCCTACAGAATGTTCCGCTGGGAGCGCTCCATTCCCCTTCGAGGCTCGGCCGCCGCCCTGTGCAACAACCTCAGTGTGCTGCAGCTGCCGGCTCGCAACCTCACGTATTTTGGTGTGGTTCATGGACCAAGCGCCCAGCTTCTCAGCGCTGCTCCTGAGGGTGTGCCCTTGGCCCAGCGCCAGCTCCACGCTAAGGAGGGTGCTGGAGTGAGCCCACCACTTATCACTCAG GTCCACTGGTGTGTCCTCCCCTTCCGAGTGCTGCTGGTACTCACCTCACATCGAGGAATACAG ATGTACGAGTCCAATGGCTACACCATGGTCTACTGGCATGCACTGGACTCTGGAGATGCCTCCCCAG TACAGGCTGTGTTTGCCCGGGGAATTGCTGCCAGTGGCCACTTCATCTGTGTGGGTGAGGGAGCCAAGG GAACATGGTCAGGCCGGGTGCTGGTGTTTGACATCCCGGCCAAGGGTCCCAACATTGTACTGAGCGAGGAGCTGGCTGGGCACCAGACACCAATCACAGACATTGCCACTGAGCCTGCCCAGGGACAG GATTGTGTGGCTGACATGGTGACGGCAGATGACTCAGGCTTGCTGTGTGTCTGGCGGTCAGGGCCAGAATTCACATTATTGACCCGCATTCCAGGATTTGG AGTGCCGTGCCCCTCTGTGCAGTTGTGGCAGGGGATCATAGCAGCAGGCTATGGGAACGGACAAGTGCATCTGTATGAGGCCGCCACAGGAAATCTACATGTCCAGATCAATGCCCATGCCCGGGCCATCTGCGCCCTGGACCTGGCTCCTGAG CTACTCTCTGCAGGTGAGGACACCTTTGTGCATATCTGGAAGCTGGGCAGAAGCCCAGAGAGTGGCTACATTGAG GTGGAACACTGTCATGGTGAGTGTGTCTCTGACACCCAGCTGTGTGGTGCTCGATTTTGTGATTCCTCGGGCAGCTCCTTTGCCGTAACTGGCTATGACCTTGCGGAGATCCGGAGATTCAGCAGTGTGTGA
- the WDR54 gene encoding WD repeat-containing protein 54 isoform X13, which translates to MVAVDLEGPYEPRVRMFRWERSIPLRGSAAALCNNLSVLQLPARNLTYFGVVHGPSAQLLSAAPEGVPLAQRQLHAKEGAGVSPPLITQVHWCVLPFRVLLVLTSHRGIQMYESNGYTMVYWHALDSGDASPVQAVFARGIAASGHFICVGTWSGRVLVFDIPAKGPNIVLSEELAGHQTPITDIATEPAQGQDCVADMVTADDSGLLCVWRSGPEFTLLTRIPGFGVPCPSVQLWQGIIAAGYGNGQVHLYEAATGNLHVQINAHARAICALDLAPEVGKLLSAGEDTFVHIWKLGRSPESGYIEVEHCHGECVSDTQLCGARFCDSSGSSFAVTGYDLAEIRRFSSV; encoded by the exons ATGGTGGCGGTGGATTTGGAGGGACCCTACGAACCAAGAGTCAG AATGTTCCGCTGGGAGCGCTCCATTCCCCTTCGAGGCTCGGCCGCCGCCCTGTGCAACAACCTCAGTGTGCTGCAGCTGCCGGCTCGCAACCTCACGTATTTTGGTGTGGTTCATGGACCAAGCGCCCAGCTTCTCAGCGCTGCTCCTGAGGGTGTGCCCTTGGCCCAGCGCCAGCTCCACGCTAAGGAGGGTGCTGGAGTGAGCCCACCACTTATCACTCAG GTCCACTGGTGTGTCCTCCCCTTCCGAGTGCTGCTGGTACTCACCTCACATCGAGGAATACAG ATGTACGAGTCCAATGGCTACACCATGGTCTACTGGCATGCACTGGACTCTGGAGATGCCTCCCCAG TACAGGCTGTGTTTGCCCGGGGAATTGCTGCCAGTGGCCACTTCATCTGTGTGG GAACATGGTCAGGCCGGGTGCTGGTGTTTGACATCCCGGCCAAGGGTCCCAACATTGTACTGAGCGAGGAGCTGGCTGGGCACCAGACACCAATCACAGACATTGCCACTGAGCCTGCCCAGGGACAG GATTGTGTGGCTGACATGGTGACGGCAGATGACTCAGGCTTGCTGTGTGTCTGGCGGTCAGGGCCAGAATTCACATTATTGACCCGCATTCCAGGATTTGG AGTGCCGTGCCCCTCTGTGCAGTTGTGGCAGGGGATCATAGCAGCAGGCTATGGGAACGGACAAGTGCATCTGTATGAGGCCGCCACAGGAAATCTACATGTCCAGATCAATGCCCATGCCCGGGCCATCTGCGCCCTGGACCTGGCTCCTGAGGTGGGCAAG CTACTCTCTGCAGGTGAGGACACCTTTGTGCATATCTGGAAGCTGGGCAGAAGCCCAGAGAGTGGCTACATTGAG GTGGAACACTGTCATGGTGAGTGTGTCTCTGACACCCAGCTGTGTGGTGCTCGATTTTGTGATTCCTCGGGCAGCTCCTTTGCCGTAACTGGCTATGACCTTGCGGAGATCCGGAGATTCAGCAGTGTGTGA
- the WDR54 gene encoding WD repeat-containing protein 54 isoform X9, with protein MVAVDLEGPYEPRVSAPGDSEAPPYRMFRWERSIPLRGSAAALCNNLSVLQLPARNLTYFGVVHGPSAQLLSAAPEGVPLAQRQLHAKEGAGVSPPLITQVHWCVLPFRVLLVLTSHRGIQMYESNGYTMVYWHALDSGDASPVQAVFARGIAASGHFICVGEGAKGTWSGRVLVFDIPAKGPNIVLSEELAGHQTPITDIATEPAQGQDCVADMVTADDSGLLCVWRSGPEFTLLTRIPGFGVPCPSVQLWQGIIAAGYGNGQVHLYEAATGNLHVQINAHARAICALDLAPEVGKLLSAGEDTFVHIWKLGRSPESGYIEVEHCHGECVSDTQLCGARFCDSSGSSFAVTGYDLAEIRRFSSV; from the exons ATGGTGGCGGTGGATTTGGAGGGACCCTACGAACCAAGAGTCAG CGCGCCTGGTGATTCGGAGGCACCTCCCTACAGAATGTTCCGCTGGGAGCGCTCCATTCCCCTTCGAGGCTCGGCCGCCGCCCTGTGCAACAACCTCAGTGTGCTGCAGCTGCCGGCTCGCAACCTCACGTATTTTGGTGTGGTTCATGGACCAAGCGCCCAGCTTCTCAGCGCTGCTCCTGAGGGTGTGCCCTTGGCCCAGCGCCAGCTCCACGCTAAGGAGGGTGCTGGAGTGAGCCCACCACTTATCACTCAG GTCCACTGGTGTGTCCTCCCCTTCCGAGTGCTGCTGGTACTCACCTCACATCGAGGAATACAG ATGTACGAGTCCAATGGCTACACCATGGTCTACTGGCATGCACTGGACTCTGGAGATGCCTCCCCAG TACAGGCTGTGTTTGCCCGGGGAATTGCTGCCAGTGGCCACTTCATCTGTGTGGGTGAGGGAGCCAAGG GAACATGGTCAGGCCGGGTGCTGGTGTTTGACATCCCGGCCAAGGGTCCCAACATTGTACTGAGCGAGGAGCTGGCTGGGCACCAGACACCAATCACAGACATTGCCACTGAGCCTGCCCAGGGACAG GATTGTGTGGCTGACATGGTGACGGCAGATGACTCAGGCTTGCTGTGTGTCTGGCGGTCAGGGCCAGAATTCACATTATTGACCCGCATTCCAGGATTTGG AGTGCCGTGCCCCTCTGTGCAGTTGTGGCAGGGGATCATAGCAGCAGGCTATGGGAACGGACAAGTGCATCTGTATGAGGCCGCCACAGGAAATCTACATGTCCAGATCAATGCCCATGCCCGGGCCATCTGCGCCCTGGACCTGGCTCCTGAGGTGGGCAAG CTACTCTCTGCAGGTGAGGACACCTTTGTGCATATCTGGAAGCTGGGCAGAAGCCCAGAGAGTGGCTACATTGAG GTGGAACACTGTCATGGTGAGTGTGTCTCTGACACCCAGCTGTGTGGTGCTCGATTTTGTGATTCCTCGGGCAGCTCCTTTGCCGTAACTGGCTATGACCTTGCGGAGATCCGGAGATTCAGCAGTGTGTGA
- the WDR54 gene encoding WD repeat-containing protein 54 isoform X1, producing the protein MVAVDLEGPYEPRVRRADLGAAGVTSDLGRGLQGSEPSAPGDSEAPPYRMFRWERSIPLRGSAAALCNNLSVLQLPARNLTYFGVVHGPSAQLLSAAPEGVPLAQRQLHAKEGAGVSPPLITQVHWCVLPFRVLLVLTSHRGIQMYESNGYTMVYWHALDSGDASPVQAVFARGIAASGHFICVGEGAKGTWSGRVLVFDIPAKGPNIVLSEELAGHQTPITDIATEPAQGQDCVADMVTADDSGLLCVWRSGPEFTLLTRIPGFGVPCPSVQLWQGIIAAGYGNGQVHLYEAATGNLHVQINAHARAICALDLAPEVGKLLSAGEDTFVHIWKLGRSPESGYIEVEHCHGECVSDTQLCGARFCDSSGSSFAVTGYDLAEIRRFSSV; encoded by the exons ATGGTGGCGGTGGATTTGGAGGGACCCTACGAACCAAGAGTCAGGCGAGCCGATCTGGGGGCTGCGGGTGTTACTTCTGACCTAGGCCGGGGGCTTCAGGGATCCGAGCCGAG CGCGCCTGGTGATTCGGAGGCACCTCCCTACAGAATGTTCCGCTGGGAGCGCTCCATTCCCCTTCGAGGCTCGGCCGCCGCCCTGTGCAACAACCTCAGTGTGCTGCAGCTGCCGGCTCGCAACCTCACGTATTTTGGTGTGGTTCATGGACCAAGCGCCCAGCTTCTCAGCGCTGCTCCTGAGGGTGTGCCCTTGGCCCAGCGCCAGCTCCACGCTAAGGAGGGTGCTGGAGTGAGCCCACCACTTATCACTCAG GTCCACTGGTGTGTCCTCCCCTTCCGAGTGCTGCTGGTACTCACCTCACATCGAGGAATACAG ATGTACGAGTCCAATGGCTACACCATGGTCTACTGGCATGCACTGGACTCTGGAGATGCCTCCCCAG TACAGGCTGTGTTTGCCCGGGGAATTGCTGCCAGTGGCCACTTCATCTGTGTGGGTGAGGGAGCCAAGG GAACATGGTCAGGCCGGGTGCTGGTGTTTGACATCCCGGCCAAGGGTCCCAACATTGTACTGAGCGAGGAGCTGGCTGGGCACCAGACACCAATCACAGACATTGCCACTGAGCCTGCCCAGGGACAG GATTGTGTGGCTGACATGGTGACGGCAGATGACTCAGGCTTGCTGTGTGTCTGGCGGTCAGGGCCAGAATTCACATTATTGACCCGCATTCCAGGATTTGG AGTGCCGTGCCCCTCTGTGCAGTTGTGGCAGGGGATCATAGCAGCAGGCTATGGGAACGGACAAGTGCATCTGTATGAGGCCGCCACAGGAAATCTACATGTCCAGATCAATGCCCATGCCCGGGCCATCTGCGCCCTGGACCTGGCTCCTGAGGTGGGCAAG CTACTCTCTGCAGGTGAGGACACCTTTGTGCATATCTGGAAGCTGGGCAGAAGCCCAGAGAGTGGCTACATTGAG GTGGAACACTGTCATGGTGAGTGTGTCTCTGACACCCAGCTGTGTGGTGCTCGATTTTGTGATTCCTCGGGCAGCTCCTTTGCCGTAACTGGCTATGACCTTGCGGAGATCCGGAGATTCAGCAGTGTGTGA
- the WDR54 gene encoding WD repeat-containing protein 54 isoform X12: MVAVDLEGPYEPRVRMFRWERSIPLRGSAAALCNNLSVLQLPARNLTYFGVVHGPSAQLLSAAPEGVPLAQRQLHAKEGAGVSPPLITQVHWCVLPFRVLLVLTSHRGIQMYESNGYTMVYWHALDSGDASPVQAVFARGIAASGHFICVGEGAKGTWSGRVLVFDIPAKGPNIVLSEELAGHQTPITDIATEPAQGQDCVADMVTADDSGLLCVWRSGPEFTLLTRIPGFGVPCPSVQLWQGIIAAGYGNGQVHLYEAATGNLHVQINAHARAICALDLAPEVGKLLSAGEDTFVHIWKLGRSPESGYIEVEHCHGECVSDTQLCGARFCDSSGSSFAVTGYDLAEIRRFSSV; this comes from the exons ATGGTGGCGGTGGATTTGGAGGGACCCTACGAACCAAGAGTCAG AATGTTCCGCTGGGAGCGCTCCATTCCCCTTCGAGGCTCGGCCGCCGCCCTGTGCAACAACCTCAGTGTGCTGCAGCTGCCGGCTCGCAACCTCACGTATTTTGGTGTGGTTCATGGACCAAGCGCCCAGCTTCTCAGCGCTGCTCCTGAGGGTGTGCCCTTGGCCCAGCGCCAGCTCCACGCTAAGGAGGGTGCTGGAGTGAGCCCACCACTTATCACTCAG GTCCACTGGTGTGTCCTCCCCTTCCGAGTGCTGCTGGTACTCACCTCACATCGAGGAATACAG ATGTACGAGTCCAATGGCTACACCATGGTCTACTGGCATGCACTGGACTCTGGAGATGCCTCCCCAG TACAGGCTGTGTTTGCCCGGGGAATTGCTGCCAGTGGCCACTTCATCTGTGTGGGTGAGGGAGCCAAGG GAACATGGTCAGGCCGGGTGCTGGTGTTTGACATCCCGGCCAAGGGTCCCAACATTGTACTGAGCGAGGAGCTGGCTGGGCACCAGACACCAATCACAGACATTGCCACTGAGCCTGCCCAGGGACAG GATTGTGTGGCTGACATGGTGACGGCAGATGACTCAGGCTTGCTGTGTGTCTGGCGGTCAGGGCCAGAATTCACATTATTGACCCGCATTCCAGGATTTGG AGTGCCGTGCCCCTCTGTGCAGTTGTGGCAGGGGATCATAGCAGCAGGCTATGGGAACGGACAAGTGCATCTGTATGAGGCCGCCACAGGAAATCTACATGTCCAGATCAATGCCCATGCCCGGGCCATCTGCGCCCTGGACCTGGCTCCTGAGGTGGGCAAG CTACTCTCTGCAGGTGAGGACACCTTTGTGCATATCTGGAAGCTGGGCAGAAGCCCAGAGAGTGGCTACATTGAG GTGGAACACTGTCATGGTGAGTGTGTCTCTGACACCCAGCTGTGTGGTGCTCGATTTTGTGATTCCTCGGGCAGCTCCTTTGCCGTAACTGGCTATGACCTTGCGGAGATCCGGAGATTCAGCAGTGTGTGA